A region from the Streptomyces tsukubensis genome encodes:
- a CDS encoding AMP-binding protein gives MSPFGPRPPRAHASVDNLRTHLLDGARTAPHRPAVIQAAPGGGLETVTYGELAARTDRCADALDDLGLDVGDRVVIESDTSADAVATLLACATLGLPFVPVSPGLPDERLRAVIDGAGPALYLQAEDGRRTGIPEPVGTGRFGPHGPTLERAPAPRGPRRRRTVTPVDTAYIIFTSGTTGRPKGVTMSHRGVVSFLRGVQASGFLTPRDRVASTAPLQFDFALFDIGFALGHGAALVPVPRDRLSWPRRFLSFLRETGATQIDAVPSLWRPVLRHEPGMLAELGESGTVRGVLFSGEAFPPAELRHLQKLLPGADFINLYGPTEVMAISVTRLPNPLPAGAERLSIGTAVPGAEMTLIGPDGRIVDEPGRIGEIHVRSTSLFSGYWNDPQTTAAALVPDPLDRASGRLVLKTGDLASHGPDGDLYFHGRADSQVQIRGNRVELGEVEGRIAAFPGITGAVAAVLPHQDGEPRLHVFVTPAPGSPAPDPKEIAAFVRAALPAYMVPHHLHPVDAFPLTPNGKVDRAALSALVPS, from the coding sequence ATGAGCCCGTTCGGACCGCGTCCGCCCCGCGCGCACGCCTCCGTGGACAACCTCCGGACCCATCTCCTCGACGGAGCCCGGACGGCCCCCCACCGGCCCGCCGTGATCCAGGCCGCCCCCGGCGGCGGCCTGGAAACCGTCACCTACGGCGAACTCGCCGCGCGCACCGACCGCTGCGCCGACGCCCTCGACGACCTCGGGCTCGACGTCGGCGACCGGGTCGTCATCGAGTCGGACACCAGCGCCGACGCCGTCGCCACCCTCCTGGCCTGCGCCACCCTGGGACTGCCCTTCGTCCCCGTCAGCCCCGGGCTGCCGGACGAGCGCCTGCGCGCGGTCATCGACGGCGCCGGACCCGCGCTCTACCTCCAGGCGGAAGACGGCCGGCGCACCGGGATCCCCGAACCGGTCGGCACGGGCCGGTTCGGCCCCCACGGCCCGACCCTGGAACGCGCCCCCGCACCGCGCGGACCCCGCCGCCGCCGTACCGTGACACCCGTCGACACCGCCTACATCATCTTCACCTCCGGCACCACCGGCCGGCCCAAGGGCGTCACCATGAGCCACCGCGGCGTCGTCTCCTTCCTGCGCGGTGTGCAGGCCTCGGGCTTCCTCACCCCCCGGGACCGGGTCGCGAGCACCGCACCGCTCCAGTTCGACTTCGCCCTCTTCGACATCGGGTTCGCCCTCGGCCACGGCGCCGCGCTGGTCCCCGTACCCCGCGACCGGCTGAGCTGGCCGCGCCGCTTCCTGTCCTTCCTCCGCGAGACCGGGGCGACACAGATCGACGCCGTGCCCTCGCTGTGGCGGCCGGTCCTGCGCCACGAGCCCGGGATGCTGGCCGAACTGGGGGAGAGCGGCACCGTCCGCGGCGTCCTCTTCTCGGGAGAGGCGTTCCCCCCGGCCGAACTGCGCCACCTCCAGAAACTGCTGCCCGGCGCGGACTTCATCAATCTGTACGGCCCCACCGAGGTGATGGCGATCTCCGTCACCCGGCTGCCGAACCCGCTGCCCGCCGGTGCCGAACGCCTGTCGATCGGCACCGCGGTCCCCGGCGCCGAGATGACCCTGATCGGCCCCGACGGCCGCATCGTCGACGAGCCCGGCCGGATCGGCGAGATCCACGTCCGCAGCACCTCGCTGTTCAGCGGCTACTGGAACGACCCGCAGACCACCGCCGCCGCCCTCGTCCCCGACCCGCTCGACCGCGCATCGGGACGGCTGGTCCTGAAGACCGGCGACCTGGCGTCCCACGGACCGGACGGTGACCTGTACTTCCACGGCCGCGCCGACTCCCAGGTACAGATCCGCGGCAACCGGGTCGAACTCGGCGAGGTGGAAGGGCGCATCGCCGCCTTCCCCGGTATCACCGGCGCCGTCGCCGCCGTCCTGCCGCACCAGGACGGCGAACCGCGGCTCCATGTCTTCGTCACCCCGGCCCCCGGCAGCCCGGCACCGGACCCCAAGGAGATCGCCGCCTTCGTCCGCGCCGCGCTGCCCGCCTACATGGTCCCGCACCACCTGCACCCGGTGGACGCGTTCCCGCTGACCCCCAACGGCAAGGTCGACCGGGCGGCGCTGAGCGCCCTCGTACCGTCCTGA
- a CDS encoding ACP S-malonyltransferase yields MSEGKSAIVFPGIGPVRLADSARFLTAHPVARRLVAEADRVLGYPLIDRYREAEARGAGGAFPEPARIAYLVGCLALAEWAVTERGVQPAVCAGASFGGTPAAVQCGALSFGDAVLVTAEWGRRAEAYFAREHRDVVTQSFARVPAEVLAEIRGELDARGEWNEVACQVDHDFHMLSVREGVLDRLQGRLRAAGGLPLYVMRPPMHSPLFGALREEMAAEVMAGVPFGDPRVPLVSDHDGSLVETAAGVRELLLDAAVRPVRWPMVVDTLRSLGVRQAHVTGEDALWGRVEIMTGAFEVVAVKPQTAMRPRRRSVFV; encoded by the coding sequence ATGTCGGAGGGAAAGTCGGCGATTGTCTTTCCCGGAATCGGGCCGGTTCGGCTGGCCGATTCGGCGCGTTTCCTGACGGCCCATCCGGTGGCGCGCAGGCTGGTCGCCGAGGCGGACCGGGTGCTGGGGTATCCCCTGATCGACCGGTACCGGGAGGCGGAGGCCCGCGGTGCGGGGGGCGCGTTCCCCGAGCCGGCGCGGATCGCGTATCTCGTGGGCTGTCTGGCGCTGGCCGAGTGGGCCGTCACCGAGCGCGGTGTGCAGCCGGCCGTCTGCGCGGGGGCCAGTTTCGGGGGGACGCCGGCCGCGGTGCAGTGCGGGGCGCTGTCGTTTGGGGACGCGGTGCTCGTGACCGCGGAGTGGGGCCGCCGTGCGGAGGCCTACTTCGCCCGGGAGCACCGTGATGTCGTCACGCAGTCCTTCGCCCGGGTGCCGGCCGAGGTGCTGGCGGAGATCCGCGGGGAGCTGGACGCGCGCGGCGAGTGGAACGAGGTGGCCTGCCAGGTCGACCACGACTTCCACATGCTGTCGGTGCGCGAGGGCGTGCTGGACCGGCTCCAGGGCAGGCTGCGGGCGGCCGGCGGGCTGCCGCTGTACGTGATGCGGCCGCCGATGCACTCGCCGCTGTTCGGTGCGCTGCGGGAGGAGATGGCGGCCGAGGTGATGGCGGGGGTCCCGTTCGGTGATCCGCGGGTGCCGCTGGTGTCCGACCACGACGGTTCGCTGGTGGAGACGGCGGCGGGGGTCAGGGAGCTGCTGCTGGACGCGGCGGTGCGGCCGGTGCGGTGGCCGATGGTGGTCGACACGCTCCGGTCGCTGGGGGTCCGGCAGGCTCATGTCACCGGCGAGGACGCGCTGTGGGGCCGGGTGGAGATCATGACCGGGGCGTTCGAAGTGGTCGCCGTGAAGCCGCAGACGGCCATGCGGCCGCGGCGGCGTTCCGTGTTCGTCTGA